Below is a window of Acanthochromis polyacanthus isolate Apoly-LR-REF ecotype Palm Island chromosome 15, KAUST_Apoly_ChrSc, whole genome shotgun sequence DNA.
GATGAGCTAAAGGTGAGTTCTGACATGTTTGTTTAGCATCCTGCTAACCGGCTGTTTGTGACCTCTGTCCTTCACAGTTAGTAAAAAATGATTCACGTTTGTTTTGCCTGCAGCAGCTCATTACAGTGCACCTGTAAAGACATTTACCTACAAAAGcttgatgcaaaacaacaaaacaatgcaaaatgacataaacaacacttaaaatgccataaaggagagaaaagaggacaaaaaagagacgccaaaagacacaaagaagacCTAACCCGATGACGCAAAATGACGCAAAATGACGCAAAATGACACGAGACAAGacataaaatagcaaaaaagacgcacaaaaggacaaaaatgtgacacaaacaatcaaaagtcacacaaaaccacacaaacgaggcacaaaattgacaaaaacaagaaacaaaaggacaaaaatgtgatgcaaaacaacaaaaacaagacacaaaatgacacaaatgagaaatgaCATGATAAAAACgatgtaaaatgacagaaatgagacataaaatgtcataaaagaggcacaaaagggcaaaaatatgacacaaagcaaccaaaaagacacacaaaactatgcAAACAGGGCACAAGACCCCAAAGAAGTGTTGCTGTGgtcctgttgttgtgttgttattgttgttgtgttgttgttgttgtctaaTTAATAGAGGACTTGTAAACATTCACACTCCGGCGGCTCTCGAAGCGTTCGTCCTTCGTCCTTGTCTTCCAGAGTCTTCCTATCTCCGACCTCACATCTCTCACGAAATATTTCTCTGTTCGCccggaaaaaaagaagagaaaagaaaaagttgaatAGATTAAAGGCCGATCTAATCGATCCAGAGCGCTTATCTGAGGCTGGCAGGCTGACGAGCCGATTTCAGAACGTAATCCTTCAACTGCAGAGTGGAAAAAGACAAATAGGTGGAGAGACGGAGAGacgaggagaaaagaaaaaagaaaaaagagaagagcTGCTGGGAGGAGGATTCATTCACAGGCTTTAAAAACAGAATCATTACTGCTGAAACCCTCTCATGACTCATGATCGTCCACAAACACTCTGCTCTTATGAAGGATTATTCCCACTGCTGAGATCAATATAAACTGATTTAATGAttgaaataaacctttaaaagtgaaaaatgttattttaaagacattattctgcagcatcagtttaATATCATGTGATCTAAACTCATATTTCTGCATTACTTGGTTTAAATTGTGTTTAAGTCGATTTAACTTCATCTATTTGCCTTGAAAACTTATAAACCAACTTTTTTACAGATAGAACAgaaagcagagacacaaaacgacacaaagaagacacagcatgataaaagcaacacaaaatgacacgatTAGGACATAAAACGACATAAACcacacacaaaaggacaaaaaagggATGCAAGAcaaccaaaaagacacacaactacacaaacgagacacaaattgaccataacaagaaacagaagcacaaaaatttgacgcaaaacaacaaaaccgagtcacaaaatgacaaaaaaggagatttaaaatgcccaaaaatagacacagcattctatattttcattttgacaagTCAGGGTTAGTCAACAGTGTTTGTATTCAAAAAACTGTagatttttgtcagtttttgtcaggatcccttcctgtctctctctctctggtttACTACTGAGTGCAGCATGAGCTTCAGCAGGAAGTAATCAGACAATTATGCTCACCTGCTTCCCTCCTCTGTATAAGAGCCCTCTGCTCccttcagtgtttgtttggACCGACTCACATGCCGTTTCCTCACACTTCCACTGGATTACAACAGCTTCTGGACTCTTctactccccccccccccccccccgtttgGACTCTCAAACCTTGGACTCTGGTTTCTGTTGTGGATTAATCCTTGCCTGTTCACTCCCTCAGTTGTTTGCGTTGGTCATTCAGTGAGTACCTTTCAGTAGCTCGGTGTTTCTGGTTTTTCTATAGTGTTGTTTGGCTTTGCGCTGCCCCCATAGTCCTGTCCTTAGTTGATAAtagtttttgattttaattcaATGAAACCCCCTTTTCGCCTTTAACACCTGTTGTCTGCCTGTTGGTGactgcgcctgggttctaccACACATAATTCTGAACAGTTTTTCTGGatttaagtgatttttattttattttttggactcTTTCCTTCGACTCTCTCCATCTTTCTGGACGTTTAAAATCTGAACTTTTCCTCCATCTTTCTGGATGTTGGAGTTTAAAACCTGAACTTTTCCTCCGTCTTTCCGGACGTTTAAAACCTGAACTTTTCCTCCGTCTTTCCGGACGTTTAAAACCTGAACTTTTCCTCCGTCCTTCCGGACGTTTAGAACCTGAACTTTTCCTCCGTCCTTCCGGACGTTTAAAACCTGAACTTTTCCTCCGTCCTTCCGGACGTTTAGAACCTGAACTTTTCCTCCGTCCTTCCGGACGTTTAGAACCTGAACTTTTCCTCCGTCCTTCCGGACGTTTAGAACCTGAACTTTTCCTCCGTCCTTCCGGACGTTTAAAACCTGAACTTTTCCTCCGTCCTTCTGGACGTTTAGAACCTGAACTTTTCCTCCGTCCTTCCGGACGTTTAGAACCTGAACTTTTCCTCCGTCCTTCCGGACGTTTAGAACCTGAACTTTTCCTCCGTCCTTCCGGACGTTTAGAACCTGAACTTTTCCTCCGTCCTTCCGGACGTTTAAAACCTGAACTTTTCCTCCGTCCTTCCGGACGTTTAGAACCTGAACTTTTCCTCCGTCCTTCCGGACGTTTAGAACCTGAACTTTTCCTCCGTCCTTCTGGACGTTTAGAACCTGAACTTTTCCTCCGTCCTTCCGGACGTTTAAAACCTGAACTTTTCCTCCGTCCTTCCGGACGTTTAAAACCTGAACTTTTCCTCCGTCCTTCCGGACGTTTAGAACCTGAACTTTTCCTCCGTCCTTCCGGACGTTTAGAACCTGAACTTTTCCTCCGTCCTTCCGGACGTTTAGAACCTGAACTTTTCCTCCGTCCTTCCGGACGTTTAAAACCTGAACTTTTCCTCCGTCCTTCTGGACGTTTAGAACCTGAACTTTTCCTCCGTCCTTCCGGACGTTTAGAACCTGAACTTTTCCTCCGTCCTTCCGGACGTTTAGAACCTGAACTTTTCCTCCGTCCTTCCGGACGTTTAAAACCTGAACTTTTCCTCCGTCCTTCCGGACGTTTAAAACCTGAACTTTTCCTCCGTCCTTCCGGACGTTTAGAACCTGAACTTTTCCTCCGTCCTTCCGGACGTTTAGAACCTGAACTTTTCCTCCGTCCTTCCGGACGTTTAGAACCTGAACTTTTCCTCCGTCCTTCCGGACGTTTAGAACCTGAACTTTTCCTCCGTCCTTCCGGACGTTTAGAACCTGAACTTTTCCTCCGTCCTTCCGGACGTTTAGAACCTGAACTTTTCCTCCGTCCTTCCGGACGTTTAAAACCTGAACTTTTCCTCCGTCCTTCCGGACGTTTAGAACCTGAACTTTTCCTCCGTCTTTCCGGACGTTTAGAACCTGAACTTTTCCTCCGTCCTTCTGGACGTTTAGAACCTGAACTTTTCCTCCGTCTTTCCGGACGTTTAGAACCTGAACTTTTCCTCCGTCCTTCCGGACGTTTAGAACCTGAACTTTTCCTCCGTCCTTCCGGACGTTTAGAACCTGAACTTTTCCTCCGTCCTTCCGGACGTTTAAAACCTGAACTTTTCCTCCGTCCTTCCGGACGTTTAAAACCTGAACTTTTCCTCCGTCTTTCCGGACGTTTAAAACCTGAACTTTTCCTCCGTCCTTCCGGACGTTTAGAACCTGAACTTTTCCTCCGTCTTTCCGGACGTTTAAAACCTGAACTTTTCCTCCGTCCTTCTGGACGTTTAGAACCTGAACTTTTCCTCCGTCCTTCCGGACGTTTAGAACCTGAACTTTTCCTCCGTCCTTCCGGACGTTTAGAACCTGAACTTTTCCTCCGTCTTTCTGGACGTTGGACATTTAAAACCTGAGGCTTTTTCTCTTCTTGGAGGCTTAAATCTGCAGCTGCTGTCGAATCATCAAAATCTATCGATCTGCTTTATTAGGACTTTGCTTTTCAGGAGGTTTAAGCAGCTGATTGGACGTTTAACCTTCTGACCTCCACACTGACATCCCATAATAGGAGGGACGACCTCTGCTGTCGCCGTGACGATGAAACAGAAGCTGTTATCTGGATGAGATTTTCTCTCCCTAACCCTGTTTTCCTCGTCTCATTGTAAACTCTGCTCCTCCTCAGCCGATCGCTGGAGGCTTCCCAGATTAATCTGGTCAGGAAGCAGAACTGGAGCCTTAAGTTGATTTCTGCTGCATTATCTGCAGCCTAATGGGATCCTGACAGCAGAATGAAGTGAAGCTACACTTTGTTTCACATCAGAAGCAGCTCAGATTCACTGAATGATCCATGGAGCTGTAGAAGACATAAATCAGATCAGGGCGGTTCCAGACGACGTTAGTTCTGCAGGATCTTCATTATCTTTCATTATGTGGCCACTAAAGGAAGATTTGTGCAGCAGACGCATCGATCCATCGTAGAAGTCCTCAAATCTGAATCTTTAATGCGTTCTTTCTTTATCATCACACTGGCAGCTAAAAATGGatgaaatgtgacacaaaatcatgtaaacaagacacaaaatgagaaaagagacacaaaaccacttaaaccagacacaaaatgaccaaaaagaaacacaaaaccacatacTTGAGACACGGCCCTTGTTCCCCCAACTCTTCTCCCCTGTTACCTGTCTGTCTTCACTGTGCCTATCcaataaaagctgttttattgcaaaatgacacaaatgagatacacaaaatgacagaaaagagacacaaaacgccaCCAAACGACCAGAAAGAAACATAAAACCATGtaaaggacacacaaaatgaccaaaacgagacagaaaaccacctaaatgagacacaaaagcacaaaaagagacacaaatcatgtaaacaaggcacaaaaattagatacaaaacacaaatgacatgCAGAAGAcccacatgacaaaaacaagaagcaaaatgacacaaatgagccATTAAATACCAAAGAAGACAACAACTAACCAAAAAGAcactcaaaactacaaaaacaagacaaaaaatgacaactacGAGAAACAAAAGTACTAAAATTAGatgcaaacagcaaaaatgagacacaacatgacacaaatgagacataaacaGTCATTACAGGtcataaagcaaacacaaatgtgacacaaaacagacataacatgacaaaaatgatgcaaaagcgCCCCAATACGACAAAAACAAcgcaaaattacacaaacaagacataacAACCcacaaagcagacacaaaaggacaaaaatatgacagaaaacatcacaaaacgaccaaaaagagacaaaaaacaacaaagaccaGACACAACATGGCATGAATGAGACAtaaaggaaaaatgaaacataaaacgCCAGAAAGGGGACACAAAcgaccaaaaatgtgacatgaaacaacaaaactgacacacaaaatgacccaaaaaagacccaacatgataaaaataatgtaaaacgacacaaatgagacataaaaagacaaaaatgtggctcaaaacaacacaaaaccacGCAAAtgaattgacaaaaacaaaacccaaaactgcaaaaattagatgcaaaacagcaaaaacaagacgcaaaatgacacaaatgacacataaaacaccatcaaggagacacaaaagaacaaaaaaatgacagaatgacacaaagaaaacacgATTGAAATGATACAAAATCACATAAACGACATATAATgccaaaaaacagacacacaaggacaaaaatgtaacacaaaactacacaagcgAGAAACAAGAGTAcaaaaattaaatgcaaaacaacaaaaccgagacacatgacaaaaacaagatgcaaaatgccataaaccagagaaaaaatgcaaaaaaaggacacaaagggacaaatatgtgacacaaaacaaccaagaagagacacaaaactatgcaaacgagacacaaaatgacaaaaacaagacacaaaactacaaaaattacatgcaaaacaacaaaaacaatgcaaaatgatgcaaacaacatataaaacaccataaaggagacacaaacggactaaaaatagatgcaaaaagagacaaaaggacaaaaatgagacacaaaactgaaatGACACACGAAACtatgcacacaacacacaaaagtgcaaaaattagatgcaaaaaagaaaaaaacactgcaaaataacATGTAAACGCCATGAAGGAGTCATAAAAGGGCAAAAATGTGAcgtaaagcaaaaaacaaaaagacacacaaaaccatgCAAACGGcacacagaatgaccaaaatgagaaacaaaagttcaaaaattagacgcaaaccaacaaaaacgagacacaaaatgacatgaacacCATATAGGAGGCACAAAAGggcaaaaagtgacacaaaacaacaaaaataacacaaaattacacaaaagagaaacaactggacaacaaagagacgcaaaagaagaaaaatatgacacaaaacaatcaagaaGTCACAGAAAACTATGCAAACAAGACaccaaatgatcaaaacaagaaataaaagtacaaaaattagatgcaaaacaacaaaaccgagacacaacatgacaaataatGATGTAATCGAGACAAATGAGAcgtaaaacatcaaaaaagatacacaaaaagacacttttattgtgttttaaacTCAGATTTCCCATCACTCGGCTCAGATTCTGATCATTTTAATTCTGATTCATCTGATGGTTTCCGGTTTGTTCCACGTGGAACCTAAATGTCCCGTAAGCGTCGCCTCACGGCTCAGCAGCACAATGAAGAGGAGAACGAGGGTTTGTGTCGAGATTAGCGAGCATCGGGAATAAAAGAAACGAGAAGGAAGACGAGGAGGGAGACGAGGAGGACGAAGACCAGCAGCACAAACCCCGAATGGaagagaggcagaaaaacaaacgtAAGCCCCCGAGGATTAACGCTCTCATTCCTGTTTGgggaagaacagaaaaaagaggatttcctgcctcctctctgcctcctgtTCTTTGTCTTTAATCCTCTCCGCTGCTCTTTTCCCTAAAACCACGTCACGTTTTCAGtttcacctgctgctgcttcgcTAACGAAAGCGTGCTAACGTACCCGTGCTAACGAACCTGTGCTAACAAACCCATGCTAACGAGCTTCCTGCTGCTAACGGCTAACGGAGCCTCTGAGGGTTTATGGACGGAAAATATTCAACTGAAGCCGATTCACAGACAAATTTAAAACCTGcattcaacatgtcgtaaagaTTTAACAGCAGAATCGTCCACGTGGGTTTTTATTTCCTCCCGTCTCCTTTTTCCTCACTGGATACActaaaaacgagacataaaacaacaaaaagacacacaaaatgacaaaaaatgtgacacagaacaactaaaaagacacataaaactacacaaaggagacacaaaatgaccaaaacaagacacagagaagacataacatgattaaaaaacaacacaaaatgatacggaatagacacaaaaggacaaaaaggtgacacaaaacaaccaaaaggtCACACGAAACTacataaacgagacacaaaatgaccaaaacaagaaacaaaagtacaaaaaactgatgcaaaacagcaaaaccaacgcaaaatgacacaaatgatatataaaacaccataaaggagacacaaaagaacaaaaaatagacacaaaacaaccaaagtgacacacaaacgacacaaacaagaagcaaaatgacaaaaatgtaacgCACAACAACCcgaaaacatgcaaaactacacaaacgagacacaaaatgaccaaaacaagatacaaaagtacagaaattagatgcaaaacaacaaaaacaacgcaAAATGACCCGAACAACACATAAAACGCcataaaggagacacaaaagaacaaaaaaagagacacaaatgaacacaaagaaaacctAACATGATAAAAacgatgcaaaatgacacaaacaacacataaactaccaaaaaagagacacaaaaggacacaaatgtgacacaaaacgaccaaaaaagtcacacaaaacaaaaaaaacaagacacaaaatgacacaaagaagacGTAGCACGagagcaacacaaaatgacagaaatgagacagaacaggacagaaatgtgacaaaaacagacaaaaagacacacaaaagaacaaaaaagagacacaaatgaacacaaagaaaacctAACATGATAAAAacgatgcaaaatgacacaaacaacacataaactaccaaaaagagatacaaaaggacacaaatgtgacacaaaacgaccaaaaaagtcacacaaaacaaaaaaaaacaagacacaaaatgacacaaagaagacGTAGCACGagagcaacacaaaatgacagaaatgagacagaacaggacagaaatgtgacaaaaagacacacactactacaaaaaagagacacaaaaggacaaaaatgtgacacaaaatgaccaaaaagacacacaatactACAATAAAGACATACAATATGGCAGAAATGAGAGAATAAcgtgataaaaacaacacaaaatgacacaaacgagacataaaatatcaaaaaagaGGCACAAGAAGATACAAAGGAGACCcaccatgacaaaaaaaaaacaccaaacgacacaaacgagacataaaacacCATAAAAGAGCTGGAAAGTGGAGCTCAGAGAATaaatctttctttctctgttttctttcccctcttccctcctcctggcctctttcttttcttcccttctctcttttcttttttccttctgctgcttttctttgtggtCGTCTGTCGCTGCTCCGCCAACCTTTAAGAATccaaagcattttattttcctctggcCTCAAATCGAATCCAGACGCCCCGTTTCCTGACCAGAACCCCCCAAACACACACCACACCGACCCAGGACCAGGATTCCACACAATCGCTCCTCTAACGCTTGTTCTCAGGATGCAGCTCAAACTTCTCCTCTTTAGTCTTTTAATCTCtcagaataaaagctgcagCCACACAGTCGTGAATCTCTCGTTGTTCTACATGAACTCTGAtcctctgtggttgtttgtttttgaagaattttatTCATTGACAtgcttaaaaaacataaaaacaccagcagcagtTTGAGAAAATGTCTGTTTGAGTCGTTTTCTGAATCAAACCTGTGATTATCTACGTTCGTTTCATCCAAAAAGTCAATGATTTATTGTAAAataactgttggtcacagccgAGTGAATTAAAGCATAATTATTGTGTggaaaagtgcagaatttttatttttttacagaatccagTTAGAggaaagatttattttttggctttttttttaaacataattgtTATTTAGGTGATATATTgcaattttcatttaaattttcccaactgaaatgcacagtgaaatgagtttgtggctgataaatggtttaAGTCAATGATTTATTGTAAAATAACTTTTGGTCACAGATGAGCGAATTGCAGCTGAATGATTGTGTagagaagtgcagaattttattttatttttttacagaatccaaTTAGAGGaaaaatttatttttggcaattttttaaaaataagtgtgattttggtgatttaatttaaattttcctgaaatgcacagtgaaatgagtttgtggctgataaatggtgccgTTCTGGTGattttattcttgtttctgATGGACTTTTTGcggttttattttctttttatgtgtcAGAATAAAAGCTGATGAATCTCTTCTTCTTGTTGGGTTTGTGTGAACTCTGAtcttctgcagctgtttgtgaTCAACTTCATCATTAAGCTCGTGTGGAAGTTTACAcgtttataaaaaataaaagacaccaGCAGAGTGAGAAAAAGTCTGTTTGAAACGTTCTCTGAATCAAACCTGTGACgttcagcagcagtgtgtgatTATCTACAGATTTATTGGTCACAGCTCAGTCCATCCTGGCTTCATGATTTTGCAGAAAATTgcagaatttttacttttttccagaATCATATTAGACCAAATGTagattttttggcattttttttaatgagacaaagagaataaagtgatttttgcgACTGAACAGCAGCGAGTAGCTTCAGGAAAGTTTTTTAGTTTCTGTTGATTCTTTGAATGGAGCTGAATCTTTTCCCTGCTGCTCATTTGTCTTTTATGTCTCAGATTAAACGCTGAGGCGACAGTCGTTGATCcgtacacattttaaaaatacaaaaagacgaACAGCGGTGTGAGAAACCGTCTGTCTGAGAcgttttctgcagcagcttgtGATTATCCACGTTCCTCGTCTGTTTTTAGTCTCTTCTTACAGCTGTAATTAAAGCATCATTCAGACTGGAAAGCTGTAATTTCTGCTGGACGCTGACAGAAAACctaaagaggaaataaaacacatgGAGGCAAacgaaaataaaacacagacagaagaagaagctcAGTTATCGGTTCATTTTTCCTCTTGAAACTGAAACAACTAAAAGGtgcaaaatatttgcaaaaagatgcaaaatcaccacaaacagatgcaaaagcacgataaaaagatgcaacataagaacaaaaagatgcaaaattaccacaaacagatgcaaaatcaccacaaacagatgcaaaagcacgttaaaaagatgcaaaataacaacaaaaagatgcaaaatcacaattaaaagatgcaaaatcaccacaaacagatgaaaaagcatgataaaaagatgcaaaataacaacaaaaaggtgcaaaattacaacgaaaagatgcaaaatcacaaaagatgcaaaataacaaaaagatgcaaaatccccaaaaacatgcaaaattacaacaaaaaattgcaaaatcggtacaaaaagatgcaaaataacaataaaaagatgcaaaatcacaacaaaaagatctaaaaccacaacaaaagatgcaaaatgacaacaaaaagatggaaaatcaccacagaaagctataaaatcacaacaaaaagataaTATTCACTTGCAGTATGACACAGATGGAGTGACGGaaatcagaaaaatgaaagaaacaataGAATCTCTCTCTAAACTAccaaaaaaaggtgcaaaagaACTAGAGaacacaacaaaactgaaaaacagacacaaaatgacctcaaataGACACAAACTAAGACAAAATAGATGCAGAATGAACATCCATACctgcaaaaactgcaaaaccgagagagaaaaagtaaaaattgtACACACAATTTGCACAAACTCACCAAATATCAACAACATAATGCAGACATAGGATGACCTAAACTggacacaaaccaacacaaactagacgcaaaatgaacacaaacacatgctgaaACTCCCAAACAGACCgacaaagcaaaaataatacgaagacaaatagaaataaaagataaaacatgAAGGGATGGAGCAGCTCGACTATCTGTTGAAGACGTCATTCTAAGGAACGTTCACACGgcttttttagttgttttgtgtacattttcacacttttaatTCTACTTCTGTTTGGTTTTGGAGATAGCTGGACATAATTAGCTGTCCCTAATGTGGACATAAAAACCAATCAGCAGCGGGCTAATGGACgctaacagaagctaacagAAGCTGCTTTGTTTGGCCTCCAGCTTAGCTTCAGCTCAttgtctctttgttttactGGTTATTATTagcttgtttttcatgtttgctgCTCCGGAAACTGATTTCTCTCTTGTATTGGAGGGCAGCGGCTCACTTTATGGTTCCTGAAGTTCTCCAAAGCATTAATTCCGTTTATTAATTCATGTGAAACGGCATTTTACTGACCAGACGATGAATTATAAAGTGTA
It encodes the following:
- the LOC127537388 gene encoding uncharacterized protein LOC127537388 isoform X2 gives rise to the protein MSNVQKDGGKVQVLNVRKDGGKVQVLNVRKDGGKVQVLNVQKDGGKVQVLNVRKDGGKVQVLNVRKDGGKVQVLNVRKDGGKVQVLNVRKDGGKVQVLNVRKDGGKVQVLNVRKDGGKVQVLNVQKDGGKVQVLNVRKDGGKVQVLNVRKDGGKVQVLNVRKDGGKVQVLNVRKDGGKVQVLNVRKDGGKVQVLNVRKDGGKVQVLNVRKDGGKVQVLNVRKDGGKVQVLNVRKDGGKVQVLNVRKDGGKVQVLNVRKDGGKVQVLNVRKDGGKVQVLNVRKDGGKVQVLNVQKDGGKVQVLNVRKDGGKVQVLNVRKDGGKVQVLNVRKDGGKVQVLNVRKDGGKVQVLNVRKDGGKVQVLNVRKDGGKVQVLNVQKDGGKVQVLNVRKDGGKVQVLNVRKDGGKVQVLNVRKDGGKVQVLNVRKDGGKVQVLNVRKDGGKVQVLNVRKDGGKVQVLNVQKDGGKVQVLNVRKDGGKVQVLNVRKDGGKVQVLNVRKDGGKVQVLNVRKDGGKVQVLNVRKDGGKVQVLNVRKDGGKVQVLNVRKDGGKVQVLNVRKDGGKVQVLNSNIQKDGGKVQILNVQKDGESRRKESKK
- the LOC127537388 gene encoding uncharacterized protein LOC127537388 isoform X1, yielding MSNVQKDGGKVQVLNVRKDGGKVQVLNVRKDGGKVQVLNVQKDGGKVQVLNVRKDGGKVQVLNVRKDGGKVQVLNVRKDGGKVQVLNVRKDGGKVQVLNVRKDGGKVQVLNVRKDGGKVQVLNVRKDGGKVQVLNVRKDGGKVQVLNVRKDGGKVQVLNVRKDGGKVQVLNVRKDGGKVQVLNVRKDGGKVQVLNVRKDGGKVQVLNVRKDGGKVQVLNVRKDGGKVQVLNVRKDGGKVQVLNVRKDGGKVQVLNVRKDGGKVQVLNVRKDGGKVQVLNVRKDGGKVQVLNVRKDGGKVQVLNVQKDGGKVQVLNVRKDGGKVQVLNVRKDGGKVQVLNVRKDGGKVQVLNVRKDGGKVQVLNVRKDGGKVQVLNVRKDGGKVQVLNVQKDGGKVQVLNVRKDGGKVQVLNVRKDGGKVQVLNVRKDGGKVQVLNVRKDGGKVQVLNVRKDGGKVQVLNVRKDGGKVQVLNVQKDGGKVQVLNVRKDGGKVQVLNVRKDGGKVQVLNVRKDGGKVQVLNVRKDGGKVQVLNVRKDGGKVQVLNVRKDGGKVQVLNVRKDGGKVQVLNVRKDGGKVQVLNSNIQKDGGKVQILNVQKDGESRRKESKK
- the LOC127537388 gene encoding uncharacterized protein LOC127537388 isoform X6; this translates as MSNVQKDGGKVQVLNVRKDGGKVQVLNVRKDGGKVQVLNVQKDGGKVQVLNVRKDGGKVQVLNVRKDGGKVQVLNVRKDGGKVQVLNVRKDGGKVQVLNVQKDGGKVQVLNVRKDGGKVQVLNVRKDGGKVQVLNVRKDGGKVQVLNVRKDGGKVQVLNVRKDGGKVQVLNVRKDGGKVQVLNVRKDGGKVQVLNVRKDGGKVQVLNVRKDGGKVQVLNVRKDGGKVQVLNVRKDGGKVQVLNVRKDGGKVQVLNVRKDGGKVQVLNVQKDGGKVQVLNVRKDGGKVQVLNVRKDGGKVQVLNVRKDGGKVQVLNVRKDGGKVQVLNVRKDGGKVQVLNVRKDGGKVQVLNVQKDGGKVQVLNVRKDGGKVQVLNVRKDGGKVQVLNVRKDGGKVQVLNVRKDGGKVQVLNVRKDGGKVQVLNVRKDGGKVQVLNVQKDGGKVQVLNVRKDGGKVQVLNVRKDGGKVQVLNVRKDGGKVQVLNVRKDGGKVQVLNVRKDGGKVQVLNVRKDGGKVQVLNVRKDGGKVQVLNVRKDGGKVQVLNSNIQKDGGKVQILNVQKDGESRRKESKK
- the LOC127537388 gene encoding uncharacterized protein LOC127537388 isoform X7 — its product is MSNVQKDGGKVQVLNVRKDGGKVQVLNVRKDGGKVQVLNVQKDGGKVQVLNVRKDGGKVQVLNVRKDGGKVQVLNVRKDGGKVQVLNVRKDGGKVQVLNVRKDGGKVQVLNVRKDGGKVQVLNVRKDGGKVQVLNVRKDGGKVQVLNVQKDGGKVQVLNVRKDGGKVQVLNVRKDGGKVQVLNVRKDGGKVQVLNVRKDGGKVQVLNVRKDGGKVQVLNVRKDGGKVQVLNVRKDGGKVQVLNVRKDGGKVQVLNVRKDGGKVQVLNVRKDGGKVQVLNVRKDGGKVQVLNVRKDGGKVQVLNVRKDGGKVQVLNVQKDGGKVQVLNVRKDGGKVQVLNVQKDGGKVQVLNVRKDGGKVQVLNVRKDGGKVQVLNVRKDGGKVQVLNVRKDGGKVQVLNVRKDGGKVQVLNVRKDGGKVQVLNVQKDGGKVQVLNVRKDGGKVQVLNVRKDGGKVQVLNVRKDGGKVQVLNVRKDGGKVQVLNVRKDGGKVQVLNVRKDGGKVQVLNVRKDGGKVQVLNVRKDGGKVQVLNSNIQKDGGKVQILNVQKDGESRRKESKK
- the LOC127537388 gene encoding uncharacterized protein LOC127537388 isoform X4 translates to MSNVQKDGGKVQVLNVRKDGGKVQVLNVRKDGGKVQVLNVQKDGGKVQVLNVRKDGGKVQVLNVRKDGGKVQVLNVRKDGGKVQVLNVRKDGGKVQVLNVRKDGGKVQVLNVQKDGGKVQVLNVRKDGGKVQVLNVRKDGGKVQVLNVRKDGGKVQVLNVRKDGGKVQVLNVRKDGGKVQVLNVRKDGGKVQVLNVRKDGGKVQVLNVRKDGGKVQVLNVRKDGGKVQVLNVRKDGGKVQVLNVRKDGGKVQVLNVRKDGGKVQVLNVRKDGGKVQVLNVQKDGGKVQVLNVRKDGGKVQVLNVRKDGGKVQVLNVRKDGGKVQVLNVRKDGGKVQVLNVRKDGGKVQVLNVRKDGGKVQVLNVQKDGGKVQVLNVRKDGGKVQVLNVRKDGGKVQVLNVRKDGGKVQVLNVRKDGGKVQVLNVRKDGGKVQVLNVRKDGGKVQVLNVQKDGGKVQVLNVRKDGGKVQVLNVRKDGGKVQVLNVRKDGGKVQVLNVRKDGGKVQVLNVRKDGGKVQVLNVRKDGGKVQVLNVRKDGGKVQVLNVRKDGGKVQVLNSNIQKDGGKVQILNVQKDGESRRKESKK